A window of Macrotis lagotis isolate mMagLag1 chromosome X, bilby.v1.9.chrom.fasta, whole genome shotgun sequence contains these coding sequences:
- the CRH gene encoding corticoliberin yields MKLQLLVSTGILLVTLLPCQECRALISKGSASSMGSAAQPLDFFQPPPPPNQQQPLPLLLRMGEEYFLRLGNLNKNPAASFSSLSSSSSPGGNPGNHFSPDVSVSNFFRGAVQRLQHLQLPQRSLDSQAGLGEGGAENTYSEQREEMEREKRSEEPPISLDLTFHLLREVLEMARAEQLAQQAHSNRKLMEIIGK; encoded by the coding sequence ATGAAGCTCCAGCTTCTTGTGTCTACCGGGATCCTGCTGGTTACGCTCTTGCCCTGCCAAGAATGCAGAGCTCTCATCAGTAAGGGTTCTGCGTCGTCCATGGGGTCCGCAGCTCAGCCCCTGGACTTCTTCCAGCCGCCGCCGCCACCGAATCAGCAGCAGCCCCTGCCTCTCCTGCTCCGGATGGGAGAAGAATACTTCCTGCGCTTGGGCAACCTCAACAAGAACCCCGctgcttccttctcttctttgtcctcctcctcctcccctggCGGCAACCCTGGTAACCACTTCTCTCCCGATGTCTCCGTCTCCAACTTTTTCCGGGGGGCAGTCCAGCGGCTCCAGCACCTGCAGCTCCCGCAGCGTTCCTTGGACAGCCAGGCAGGTCTGGGGGAGGGAGGAGCTGAGAATACCTACAGTGAGCAGCGGgaggagatggagagggagaagcGTTCAGAAGAACCTCCCATTTCCCTAGATCTGACTTTCCACCTTCTCCGAGAAGTCTTAGAAATGGCCCGGGCCGAACAGTTAGCTCAGCAAGCTCACAGCAACAGGAAATTGATGGAGATTATTGGAAAGTGA